The proteins below come from a single Portunus trituberculatus isolate SZX2019 chromosome 34, ASM1759143v1, whole genome shotgun sequence genomic window:
- the LOC123512866 gene encoding ficolin-1-like, producing the protein MHFFVVLSMVVTMAQASSAPPTTEENSCSGLKDDRSLLSTLLTITGYSDTCVAAALDFCSIDQKNSSYRSFMEEAKEVVQQVSVAVNKWESRPRHCKDLLDSGDSGSGLRQVYPYPGQPHHRVTVFCDHTVDGGGWTVFQRRTSDAVRQDFYRTWIEYRLGFGDLEGEFWLGLDLLHQLTSTTLQQLRIDLHDYEGEHRWAKYGFFHVGAPETKFRLKVGSYSGDAGDSLAAKHNGMRFSTRDDDNDKNNEWHCAQRRRGGYWYNACYDSNLNGYQYVGHDTDDHRGIAWRHWRGTTYSLKAASMMMRPAF; encoded by the exons ATGCATTTCTTTGTGGTGCTCTCCATGGTCGTGACCATGGCCCAGGCAAGCAGTGCGCCTCCCACAACTGAGGAGAACAGCTGTTCAGGCCTCAAGGACGATCGCTCCCTTCTGTCCACTCTACTAACGATCACAGGCTATAGTGACACTTGCGTGGCCGCCGCCCTGGATTTCTGTAGCATTGATCAAAAGAACAGCAGCTACAGGTCCTTCATGGAG GAGGCAAAGGAAGTGGTGCAGCAGGTCAGTGTTGCTGTAAACAAATGGGAGTCTCGGCCACGTCACTGCAAGGACTTACTGGACTCCGGGGACAGCGGGAGCGGCCTGCGCCAGGTATACCCTTACCCTGGGCAACCCCACCACCGCGTCACCGTGTTTTGTGACCACACCGTCGACGGCGGGGGATGGACCGTCTTCCAGCGGCGCACCAGTGACGCCGTCCGCCAAGATTTCTACCGCACTTGGATCGAGTATCGGTTGGGCTTCGGCGACCTGGAGGGTGAATTCTGGCTGGGCCTTGACCTTCTGCACCAGCTGACCTCCACCACCCTGCAGCAGCTGCGAATTGACCTGCACGATTACGAGGGAGAACATCGGTGGGCTAAGTACGGATTCTTCCACGTGGGCGCTCCGGAGACCAAGTTCCGCCTCAAGGTTGGAAG TTACAGCGGAGACGCCGGAGACAGCTTAGCAGCAAAACACAACGGCATGCGTTTCAGCACCCGTGATGATGACaacgacaaaaataatgaatggcATTGTGCCCAACG ACGCCGCGGAGGTTATTGGTATAATGCTTGCTATGATTCTAACCTGAACGGCTACCAGTATGTTGGCCACGACACCGATGACCATAGAGGAATCGCCTGGCGTCACTGGAGAGGTACGACCTACTCCCTGAAGGCTGCATCAATGATGATGCGTCCTGCCTTCTGA